One Elephas maximus indicus isolate mEleMax1 chromosome 16, mEleMax1 primary haplotype, whole genome shotgun sequence DNA window includes the following coding sequences:
- the ZDHHC16 gene encoding palmitoyltransferase ZDHHC16 isoform X2: MRGQRSLLLGPARLCLRLLLLLGYRRRCPPLLRGLVQRWRYGKVCLRSLLYNSFGGSDTAVDAAFEPIYWLVDNVIRWFGVVFVVLVIVLTGSIVAIAYLCVLPLILQTYSVPRLCWHFFYSHWNLILIVFHYYQAITTPPGYPPQGRNDIATVSICKKCIYPKPARTHHCSICNRCVLKMDHHCPWLNNCVGHYNHRYFFSFCFFMTLGCVYCSYGSWDLFREAYAAIETYHQTPPPTFSFRERITHKSLVYLWFLCSSVALALGALTVWHAVLISRGETSIERHINKKERCRLQSKGRVFRNPYNYGCLDNWKVFLGVDTGRHWLTRVLLPSSHLPHGNGMSWDPPPWVAAHSASVMAV, from the exons ATGCGGGGCCAGCGGAGCCTGCTGCTGGGTCCAGCCCGCCTCTGCCTGCGcctgcttctgctcctgggctatAGGCGCCGCTGCCCACCTCTGCTCCGGGGCCTGGTACAGCGCTGGCGCTATGGAAAGGTCTGCCTGCGCTCTCTGCTCTACAACTCCTTTGGGGGCAGTGACACGGCTGTTGACGCTGCCTTTGAGCCTATCTACTGGCTGGTGGACAACGTGATCCGCTGGTTCGGGGTG GTGTTCGTGGTGCTGGTGATTGTGCTGACTGGCTCCATCGTGGCCATCGCCTACCTATGTGTCCTGCCCCTCATCCTCCAAACCTACTCAGTGCCACGACTCTGCTGGCATTTCTTCTATAGTCACTGGAATCTGATCCTCATCGTCTTCCATTACTACCAGGCCATCACCACTCCGCCTGGATACCCACCCCAG GGCAGGAATGACATCGCAACTGTCTCTATCTGTAAGAAGTGCATTTATCCCAAGCCGGCCCGAACACACCACTGCAGCATCTGCAATAG GTGTGTGCTGAAGATGGATCATCACTGCC CCTGGCTAAACAACTGTGTGGGCCACTACAACCATCGGTACTTCTTCTCATTCTGCTTTTTCATGACTTTGGGCTGTGTCTACTGCAGCTACGGAAGCTGGGACCTTTTCCGGGAGGCTTATGCTGCCATTGAG actTATCACCAGACACCACCACCCACCTTCTCTTTTCGAGAAAGGATAACTCACAAGAGTCTCGTCTACCTCTGGTTCCTGTGCAG TTCTGTGGCACTTGCCCTGGGTGCCCTAACTGTATGGCATGCTGTGCTCATCAGTCGAGGTGAGACTAGCATTGAACGGCACATCAACAAGAAGGAGAGATGTCGGCTACAGTCCAAGGGCAGA GTATTTAGGAATCCTTATAACTACGGCTGTTTGGACAACTGGAAGGTATTCCTGGGCGTGGACACGGGAAG GCACTGGCTTACCCGGGTGCTGTTACCTTCTAGTCACCTGCCCCATGGGAATGGAATGAGCTGGGACCCCCCTCCCTGGGTGGCTGCTCACTCAGCTTCTGTGATGGCAGTGTGA
- the ZDHHC16 gene encoding palmitoyltransferase ZDHHC16 isoform X1, whose protein sequence is MRGQRSLLLGPARLCLRLLLLLGYRRRCPPLLRGLVQRWRYGKVCLRSLLYNSFGGSDTAVDAAFEPIYWLVDNVIRWFGVVFVVLVIVLTGSIVAIAYLCVLPLILQTYSVPRLCWHFFYSHWNLILIVFHYYQAITTPPGYPPQGRNDIATVSICKKCIYPKPARTHHCSICNRCVLKMDHHCPWLNNCVGHYNHRYFFSFCFFMTLGCVYCSYGSWDLFREAYAAIEKMKQLDKNKLQAVANQTYHQTPPPTFSFRERITHKSLVYLWFLCSSVALALGALTVWHAVLISRGETSIERHINKKERCRLQSKGRVFRNPYNYGCLDNWKVFLGVDTGRHWLTRVLLPSSHLPHGNGMSWDPPPWVAAHSASVMAV, encoded by the exons ATGCGGGGCCAGCGGAGCCTGCTGCTGGGTCCAGCCCGCCTCTGCCTGCGcctgcttctgctcctgggctatAGGCGCCGCTGCCCACCTCTGCTCCGGGGCCTGGTACAGCGCTGGCGCTATGGAAAGGTCTGCCTGCGCTCTCTGCTCTACAACTCCTTTGGGGGCAGTGACACGGCTGTTGACGCTGCCTTTGAGCCTATCTACTGGCTGGTGGACAACGTGATCCGCTGGTTCGGGGTG GTGTTCGTGGTGCTGGTGATTGTGCTGACTGGCTCCATCGTGGCCATCGCCTACCTATGTGTCCTGCCCCTCATCCTCCAAACCTACTCAGTGCCACGACTCTGCTGGCATTTCTTCTATAGTCACTGGAATCTGATCCTCATCGTCTTCCATTACTACCAGGCCATCACCACTCCGCCTGGATACCCACCCCAG GGCAGGAATGACATCGCAACTGTCTCTATCTGTAAGAAGTGCATTTATCCCAAGCCGGCCCGAACACACCACTGCAGCATCTGCAATAG GTGTGTGCTGAAGATGGATCATCACTGCC CCTGGCTAAACAACTGTGTGGGCCACTACAACCATCGGTACTTCTTCTCATTCTGCTTTTTCATGACTTTGGGCTGTGTCTACTGCAGCTACGGAAGCTGGGACCTTTTCCGGGAGGCTTATGCTGCCATTGAG AAAATGAAACAGCTCGACAAGAACAAACTACAGGCGGTTGCCAACCAG actTATCACCAGACACCACCACCCACCTTCTCTTTTCGAGAAAGGATAACTCACAAGAGTCTCGTCTACCTCTGGTTCCTGTGCAG TTCTGTGGCACTTGCCCTGGGTGCCCTAACTGTATGGCATGCTGTGCTCATCAGTCGAGGTGAGACTAGCATTGAACGGCACATCAACAAGAAGGAGAGATGTCGGCTACAGTCCAAGGGCAGA GTATTTAGGAATCCTTATAACTACGGCTGTTTGGACAACTGGAAGGTATTCCTGGGCGTGGACACGGGAAG GCACTGGCTTACCCGGGTGCTGTTACCTTCTAGTCACCTGCCCCATGGGAATGGAATGAGCTGGGACCCCCCTCCCTGGGTGGCTGCTCACTCAGCTTCTGTGATGGCAGTGTGA